In Nocardia asteroides, the following proteins share a genomic window:
- a CDS encoding cyclase family protein codes for MRLIDLTVPIHTGMPVFPGDPEVVLEPALRVADDGVNVLRVHLGSQTGTHVDAPAHLDDSLPALDELPLERFAGRAVIVDARSVAPGTAVGVEHFDGTVEAGAVVLIATGWSSNWGTGAYFGSHPYLAPAAARYLIEAGIRTVGIDAPSVDPSASEEFELPAHRILCGAHAVIAENLTGLEQLLDAQLAGESIEVSLFPLRLGGGADGAPVRAMAYIGRESGS; via the coding sequence GTGCGCCTGATCGACCTCACCGTGCCGATCCACACCGGGATGCCCGTGTTTCCGGGCGACCCGGAGGTGGTCCTCGAACCGGCCCTGCGGGTGGCCGACGACGGGGTCAACGTGCTGCGGGTGCACCTGGGATCGCAGACCGGAACCCACGTCGACGCACCGGCGCATCTCGACGACAGCCTTCCGGCGCTGGACGAGCTGCCGCTCGAGCGGTTCGCCGGGCGCGCGGTCATCGTGGACGCGCGATCGGTGGCGCCGGGGACCGCGGTCGGCGTGGAGCACTTCGACGGAACAGTCGAGGCGGGCGCGGTAGTGCTGATCGCGACGGGATGGTCGTCGAACTGGGGGACAGGCGCCTATTTCGGCAGCCATCCCTATCTGGCACCGGCGGCGGCCCGGTACCTGATCGAGGCGGGTATCCGGACGGTGGGCATCGATGCGCCGAGTGTCGATCCGTCCGCGAGCGAGGAATTCGAGCTACCGGCCCATCGGATCCTGTGTGGGGCCCATGCGGTGATCGCGGAGAATCTCACGGGTCTCGAACAATTGCTGGATGCGCAGCTCGCCGGCGAATCCATCGAGGTATCGCTGTTTCCGCTGCGACTCGGCGGTGGCGCGGATGGTGCACCGGTCAGGGCCATGGCGTACATCGGTCGGGAGAGCGGTTCGTGA
- a CDS encoding AMP-dependent synthetase/ligase, with the protein MREFDTPATYTVPEHANNSDSVFRHAEQTPDTVLFNVATGAGDLADITAAEFAATVTDVAKGLIATGIQPGDRIAIMAPTRYEWVVLDHAIWAAGGCTVAIYDSSAAEQAKWILLDSATRLLIVDSDKHHRVIDEIDPAALPDLAEVLRIDQGVIGELTTRGAELDDAVVHTRRAQVVASSPATLIYTSGTTGRPKGVLLSHANLYAESKSDRIALSEFVTEGNKTLMFLPLAHVFARAVTLAALDAKVVVAFSSDWSTLVDQFGSFRPHFILAVPRVFEKVFHGAKQKAHAGGKGRIFDRATETAIAWSESLDSGGPGQLRRLEHALFDRLVYRQLRTALGGRCEAAVSGGGPLGARLGHFFRGAGIPVYEGYGLTETTAAITVNTPQNTRVGTVGRPTDGHAVKIADDGELLLRGPVVFDEYWGNPDATADAFTDGWFRTGDLGAIDRDGYLTITGRKKEILVTAGGKNVSPGVLEDSLRAHSLIGQAMVVGDGRPFVGALVTLDPEALPAWRQRHNVSADLPLEQLIEHPVLVAEIDAAVADTNKLVSHAEAIKKVRILPTDWTEATGELTPKMSLKRATVMKKYAADVEAVYL; encoded by the coding sequence ATGCGCGAATTCGACACCCCGGCGACCTACACCGTGCCGGAACACGCCAACAACTCCGACAGCGTGTTCCGCCACGCCGAGCAGACACCGGACACGGTGCTGTTCAATGTCGCCACCGGCGCGGGCGACCTGGCCGACATCACCGCCGCCGAATTCGCCGCAACCGTCACCGACGTCGCCAAAGGCCTCATCGCCACCGGCATCCAACCCGGCGACCGCATCGCCATCATGGCGCCCACCCGCTACGAGTGGGTGGTCCTCGACCACGCCATCTGGGCCGCCGGCGGCTGTACTGTCGCCATCTACGACAGCTCCGCCGCCGAACAGGCCAAATGGATCCTCCTGGACTCCGCGACACGGCTGCTCATCGTCGACAGTGACAAGCACCACCGCGTCATCGACGAGATCGACCCCGCCGCCCTGCCCGACCTCGCCGAAGTCCTGCGGATCGACCAGGGCGTGATCGGCGAGTTGACCACCCGCGGCGCCGAACTCGACGACGCGGTCGTGCACACCCGGCGCGCCCAGGTCGTCGCGAGCTCCCCGGCGACCCTGATCTACACCTCGGGCACCACCGGCAGACCCAAGGGCGTCCTGCTGTCGCACGCGAACCTCTACGCCGAGTCGAAATCCGACCGGATCGCCCTGAGCGAGTTCGTCACCGAAGGCAACAAGACCCTGATGTTCCTGCCGCTCGCGCACGTCTTCGCCCGGGCGGTCACGCTGGCGGCCCTCGACGCCAAGGTCGTCGTCGCGTTCAGCTCCGACTGGTCGACCCTCGTCGACCAATTCGGCAGTTTCCGGCCGCATTTCATCCTCGCGGTGCCCCGGGTGTTCGAGAAGGTCTTCCACGGCGCGAAGCAGAAGGCCCACGCCGGCGGCAAGGGCCGGATCTTCGACCGCGCCACCGAGACCGCCATCGCCTGGAGCGAATCACTGGACAGCGGCGGTCCCGGACAGCTGCGCAGGCTCGAGCACGCCCTGTTCGACCGCCTGGTGTACCGGCAACTGCGCACCGCCCTCGGTGGCCGGTGTGAGGCGGCCGTCTCCGGTGGCGGCCCGCTCGGTGCCCGCCTGGGCCACTTCTTCCGCGGCGCGGGCATTCCCGTCTACGAGGGCTACGGGCTCACCGAAACCACCGCCGCCATCACCGTGAACACCCCGCAGAACACCCGGGTCGGCACCGTGGGCCGGCCCACCGACGGCCACGCCGTCAAGATCGCGGACGACGGCGAACTCCTGCTACGCGGGCCGGTCGTCTTCGACGAGTACTGGGGAAACCCCGATGCCACCGCGGACGCCTTCACCGACGGCTGGTTCCGCACCGGCGACCTCGGCGCGATCGACCGCGACGGCTATCTCACGATCACCGGCCGCAAGAAGGAAATCCTGGTCACCGCGGGCGGCAAAAACGTGTCACCGGGTGTGCTGGAAGACTCGCTGCGCGCGCACTCGCTGATCGGCCAGGCGATGGTCGTCGGCGACGGCCGACCCTTCGTCGGCGCCCTCGTGACCCTCGATCCCGAGGCGCTGCCTGCTTGGCGGCAACGGCACAACGTGTCCGCCGACCTTCCGCTCGAGCAGTTGATCGAACATCCGGTACTGGTGGCGGAGATCGACGCCGCGGTCGCCGACACCAACAAATTGGTGTCTCATGCTGAGGCCATCAAGAAGGTCCGGATTCTGCCCACGGACTGGACCGAGGCGACGGGTGAGCTGACTCCCAAGATGTCGTTGAAGCGTGCCACGGTCATGAAGAAGTATGCGGCGGACGTGGAGGCCGTGTATTTGTGA
- a CDS encoding PucR family transcriptional regulator: protein MAAYGSLVWVGQALGPLTDTITDELIRVTEQMIPVTDLAFDLAEMRAASIAENIAVVQYVLANNIDPATVTPPAGAAAYAQRLARRGVPLTVLLRAYGLGQYRLLDAAIGLILAVPGPDQATRIAELLKFAGTYLDRLNSSMGRIYETERDRWLSSRQAARQQWIARLLDSDDVDLAAAEDALDYRIDRRHRAAEVWTLPTVTGAEAVRALDHARRILSTELRTDGADLVAATGDHAFRAWLPVVTDAPLPVDSLTERLTAAKLPVRMMLGPAGDGLAGFRRSARCAARAKTMVLSAGPDAPTVVDYDTVAPFALLSDEPDELAGLVQRVLGPLAHDTAKTAMLRETLAVFLAESHSYSRTARVLDVHRNTIQYRIQQLTGRYGITLDTDTFELRFALGVCRWYPAVLT, encoded by the coding sequence GTGGCAGCGTACGGATCCCTCGTCTGGGTCGGCCAAGCACTCGGACCCCTCACCGACACGATCACCGACGAGCTGATCCGCGTCACCGAACAGATGATCCCGGTGACCGACCTCGCCTTCGACCTCGCCGAGATGCGCGCCGCCAGCATCGCCGAGAACATCGCCGTCGTGCAGTACGTCCTGGCCAACAACATAGACCCCGCCACCGTCACCCCGCCCGCGGGCGCCGCCGCCTACGCCCAGCGCCTCGCCCGCCGCGGCGTCCCGCTCACCGTCCTGCTGCGGGCCTACGGTCTCGGCCAGTACCGGCTGCTCGACGCCGCCATCGGCCTCATCCTCGCCGTCCCCGGACCCGACCAGGCCACCCGCATCGCCGAACTGCTCAAATTCGCCGGCACCTACCTGGACCGCCTCAACTCTTCGATGGGCAGGATCTACGAAACCGAACGCGACCGCTGGCTCAGCAGCCGCCAAGCCGCCCGCCAGCAGTGGATCGCCCGCCTGCTCGACAGCGACGACGTCGACCTGGCGGCCGCCGAGGACGCCCTCGACTACCGCATCGACCGCCGTCATCGCGCCGCCGAGGTATGGACCCTGCCCACGGTCACCGGCGCCGAGGCGGTCCGCGCCCTAGACCACGCGCGCCGGATACTGTCCACGGAACTGCGCACCGACGGCGCGGACCTGGTCGCCGCGACCGGCGATCACGCCTTCCGTGCCTGGCTACCCGTCGTCACCGACGCCCCCTTGCCGGTCGACTCGCTGACGGAACGGCTGACCGCGGCGAAGCTGCCCGTGCGCATGATGCTCGGCCCGGCGGGGGACGGCCTGGCGGGATTCCGCCGCTCGGCCCGCTGCGCCGCCCGAGCGAAGACCATGGTCCTGTCCGCGGGTCCGGACGCGCCCACCGTGGTCGACTACGACACCGTGGCCCCCTTCGCCCTGCTCTCCGACGAACCGGACGAGCTCGCCGGACTGGTCCAGCGCGTCCTTGGGCCACTCGCGCACGACACCGCGAAAACCGCCATGCTGCGCGAAACCCTGGCGGTTTTCCTGGCCGAGTCGCACAGTTATTCGCGCACCGCTCGCGTCCTGGACGTCCACCGCAATACGATCCAGTACCGCATCCAGCAGCTCACCGGTCGCTACGGGATCACGCTGGACACCGACACCTTCGAACTGCGTTTCGCCCTCGGTGTCTGCCGCTGGTACCCGGCCGTCCTGACCTGA